In one window of Streptomyces roseofulvus DNA:
- a CDS encoding acyl-CoA dehydrogenase family protein, giving the protein MHLAPTERQLRLRAELRAYFRETMPDGPPSAGDGAAQRRLLRRIGADGLLGLGWPEEYGGQGRGPDEQFVFFDEAYRAGAPVSMVTLNTVGPTLMRHGTEEQKAAFLPRILRGECVFAIGYSEPEAGTDLASLRTRAVRDGDSWVVDGQKIFTSNAQNADWIWLACRTDPEAPPHRGISILLVPTEAPGFSWTPIETVGGLTTTATYYDGIRVPAGNLVGEENGGWGLITDQLNHERVALAAIGMQAEDFFAAALDRARTPDPVTGRRRIDEPWVRIRAAEAHARLAATRLLNWRLVGDVGAGRLAPGDASGVKFAGTESAVEVYRICQEITGDAGTVRAGSPGERDGGELERMNRAAQINTFGGGVSEVQREIVARARLGMRGRGRR; this is encoded by the coding sequence GTGCACCTCGCCCCGACCGAGCGGCAGCTCCGGCTGCGCGCCGAACTCCGCGCGTACTTCCGCGAGACGATGCCCGACGGTCCGCCGTCGGCGGGCGACGGCGCCGCGCAGCGCCGGCTGCTGCGGCGGATCGGCGCCGACGGACTCCTGGGCCTCGGCTGGCCGGAGGAGTACGGCGGCCAGGGGCGCGGCCCCGACGAGCAGTTCGTCTTCTTCGACGAGGCGTACCGGGCCGGTGCGCCCGTCTCGATGGTCACCCTCAACACCGTCGGCCCCACCCTCATGCGGCACGGCACCGAGGAGCAGAAGGCCGCCTTCCTGCCCCGGATCCTGCGCGGCGAGTGCGTCTTCGCGATCGGCTACAGCGAGCCGGAGGCCGGGACGGACCTGGCGTCGCTCCGGACCCGGGCGGTGCGCGACGGCGACTCCTGGGTCGTCGACGGGCAGAAGATCTTCACCTCCAACGCGCAGAACGCCGACTGGATCTGGCTCGCCTGCCGCACCGACCCCGAGGCGCCCCCGCACCGGGGCATCTCCATCCTCCTCGTCCCCACCGAGGCCCCCGGCTTCTCCTGGACCCCCATCGAGACCGTCGGCGGCCTCACCACCACCGCGACCTACTACGACGGGATCAGGGTCCCGGCCGGGAACCTCGTCGGCGAGGAGAACGGCGGCTGGGGGCTCATCACCGACCAGCTCAACCACGAGCGGGTCGCGCTGGCCGCGATCGGCATGCAGGCCGAGGACTTCTTCGCCGCCGCCCTCGACCGCGCCCGTACGCCCGATCCGGTGACCGGGCGGCGCCGGATTGACGAGCCGTGGGTGCGGATCCGGGCGGCCGAGGCGCATGCCCGGCTGGCGGCGACACGCCTGCTCAACTGGCGTCTGGTGGGGGACGTGGGGGCCGGCCGGCTGGCCCCCGGGGACGCGAGCGGCGTGAAGTTCGCGGGAACCGAATCGGCGGTGGAGGTGTATCGGATATGTCAGGAGATCACGGGTGACGCGGGGACGGTCCGAGCGGGGTCGCCGGGGGAGCGGGACGGCGGCGAGCTGGAGCGCATGAACCGCGCCGCCCAGATCAACACCTTCGGGGGAGGGGTGAGCGAGGTGCAGCGGGAGATCGTCGCGCGGGCACGGCTCGGCATGAGGGGAAGGGGACGGCGATGA
- a CDS encoding glycerophosphodiester phosphodiesterase — translation MTHARQQPHPGTVQVVAHRGASEDAPEHTLAAYVKAIEDGADALECDVRLTADGHLVCVHDRRVDRTSNGRGAVSTLELADLAALDFGAWKAFKEDQEAGGPAESPDWGDPEYTSVLTLERLLELVSDAGRKVELAIETKHPTRWAGQVEDRLLALLKRFGLHAPVAPEESPVRIMSFSARSLHRIAAAAPTLPTVSLAQFVTPRLRDGRLPAGARVAGPSIRIVRHHPAVILRLQKAGHQVHVWTVDDPEDVELCLRLGVDAIITNRPKQVLAHLGRA, via the coding sequence GTGACCCACGCACGGCAGCAACCACACCCCGGCACCGTCCAGGTCGTCGCCCACCGAGGGGCCTCGGAGGACGCGCCGGAACACACCCTGGCCGCCTATGTGAAGGCCATCGAGGACGGCGCCGACGCCCTGGAGTGCGACGTACGGCTCACCGCCGACGGACACCTGGTCTGCGTCCACGACCGCCGGGTCGACCGTACCTCGAACGGCCGCGGCGCCGTCTCGACGCTGGAACTCGCCGACCTCGCCGCGCTGGACTTCGGCGCCTGGAAGGCGTTCAAGGAGGACCAGGAGGCCGGCGGACCGGCCGAGAGCCCCGACTGGGGCGATCCCGAGTACACCTCCGTCCTCACCCTGGAGCGGCTCCTGGAGCTGGTCTCCGACGCGGGGCGGAAGGTCGAGCTCGCCATCGAGACCAAGCACCCCACCCGCTGGGCCGGCCAGGTCGAGGACCGGCTCCTCGCGCTCCTGAAGCGTTTCGGCCTGCACGCGCCCGTGGCGCCCGAGGAGTCTCCGGTACGGATCATGAGCTTCTCGGCCCGTTCCCTGCACCGGATCGCCGCCGCCGCCCCTACCCTGCCGACCGTCTCCCTGGCCCAGTTCGTCACTCCCCGGCTGCGCGACGGGCGCCTGCCCGCGGGCGCGCGCGTGGCGGGTCCGTCCATCCGGATCGTCCGTCATCACCCCGCCGTCATCCTGCGCCTGCAGAAGGCTGGCCACCAGGTCCACGTCTGGACGGTGGACGATCCGGAGGACGTCGAACTCTGCCTGCGGCTCGGGGTCGACGCGATCATCACCAACCGCCCCAAGCAGGTCCTCGCGCACCTCGGGCGCGCCTGA
- a CDS encoding bifunctional MaoC family dehydratase N-terminal/OB-fold nucleic acid binding domain-containing protein, with protein sequence MSGEGQDRLYERLKTYEGRPAATGGRGKDPVNLPMIRHWCEAMGDAHPAYRGPEAVAPPTMLQAWTMGGLSGHEDRSEAYGELLGLLDGAGYTSVVATDCEQEYLRPLRPGDEITFDAVVESVSPRKTTKLGTGHFVTTRMDVRAGGELAGTHRFRILKYAPAARPAPPPERPRRPRPVINRDNAGFWEGVAAHRLLIQRCTACGTLRFPWLPGCNGCGSPGWETVEATGEGTVFSYVVMHHPPFPAFDPPYAVGLIELAEGVRMIGNVVGVPYDKVRIGMPVRLEFQRVDEEQELPVFRAVDGPETAGGER encoded by the coding sequence ATGAGCGGGGAGGGACAGGACCGGCTGTACGAGCGGCTGAAGACGTACGAGGGGCGCCCGGCGGCCACCGGCGGGCGCGGCAAGGACCCGGTGAACCTGCCGATGATCCGGCACTGGTGCGAGGCCATGGGGGACGCGCACCCGGCGTACCGGGGACCGGAGGCGGTCGCGCCGCCCACCATGCTCCAGGCGTGGACGATGGGCGGGCTCTCCGGGCACGAGGACCGATCGGAGGCGTACGGGGAGCTGCTCGGCCTCCTCGACGGCGCCGGGTACACCTCGGTGGTCGCCACCGACTGCGAGCAGGAGTACCTGCGCCCGCTCAGGCCCGGCGACGAGATCACCTTCGACGCCGTCGTCGAGTCCGTCTCGCCGCGCAAGACCACCAAGCTGGGCACCGGGCACTTCGTGACCACGCGGATGGACGTGCGGGCCGGCGGCGAGCTCGCCGGCACCCACCGCTTCCGGATCCTCAAGTACGCCCCCGCCGCCCGCCCGGCGCCGCCGCCGGAGCGGCCCCGGCGGCCCCGCCCGGTGATCAACCGGGACAACGCCGGGTTCTGGGAGGGCGTCGCCGCCCACCGGCTGCTGATCCAGCGGTGCACCGCCTGCGGGACGCTGCGCTTCCCCTGGCTGCCGGGGTGCAACGGATGCGGGTCGCCCGGGTGGGAGACCGTCGAGGCGACCGGGGAGGGCACGGTCTTCTCGTACGTGGTCATGCACCACCCGCCGTTCCCCGCCTTCGACCCGCCGTACGCGGTGGGCCTGATCGAACTCGCCGAGGGGGTCCGGATGATCGGCAACGTGGTGGGGGTGCCGTACGACAAGGTCCGGATCGGGATGCCGGTCCGGCTGGAGTTCCAGCGGGTCGACGAGGAGCAGGAGCTGCCCGTCTTCCGCGCCGTGGACGGGCCGGAGACCGCGGGAGGGGAGCGCTGA
- a CDS encoding ATP-binding protein: MALVVAQKVPTSSSMAVPHGPAGVGEARHRMRDELYRGGVSESVVDDAVLILSELLSNAYRHGRPLGRGDRGEGDVLATWRLDPSGGLTVEVTDGGGPTRPVPSTPSVTARGGRGLNIIGALAQDWGVRDSATGEVTVWVVVTEGHRREDFAARVGAGGSGLDLLDAYDDLD; the protein is encoded by the coding sequence GTGGCGTTGGTGGTGGCACAGAAGGTGCCCACGTCGTCGAGCATGGCCGTACCCCATGGCCCTGCGGGCGTGGGGGAAGCGCGACACCGGATGCGGGACGAGCTGTACCGCGGCGGGGTGTCGGAATCGGTCGTGGACGACGCGGTCCTGATCCTGTCCGAACTGCTCAGCAACGCCTACCGGCACGGTAGGCCGCTGGGCCGGGGCGACCGGGGAGAGGGCGACGTGCTGGCGACCTGGCGGCTGGATCCGTCGGGCGGACTGACGGTCGAGGTGACGGACGGAGGCGGTCCCACGAGACCCGTCCCGTCGACGCCGTCGGTCACGGCGCGGGGCGGACGCGGGCTGAACATCATCGGTGCCCTGGCCCAGGACTGGGGCGTGCGCGACAGCGCGACGGGCGAGGTGACGGTCTGGGTGGTCGTCACGGAGGGCCATCGCCGCGAGGACTTCGCGGCCAGGGTCGGCGCCGGCGGCTCCGGCCTCGACCTCCTCGACGCCTACGACGACCTGGACTGA
- a CDS encoding MaoC family dehydratase has protein sequence MRAGDTLPPLEIPVTRTLVVAGAVASRDYQDVHHDAEAARAKGSPDVFMNILTTNGLVGRYVTDHFGPHAVLRKVAIRLGAPNYPGDTMVLTGTVAEVTDGSDGTATALVRIAGANGLGHHVTGTVTVEVPR, from the coding sequence ATGAGGGCCGGAGACACGCTGCCGCCGCTGGAGATCCCGGTGACCCGCACCCTGGTCGTCGCCGGGGCCGTCGCCTCCCGCGACTACCAGGACGTGCACCACGACGCCGAGGCCGCCCGCGCCAAGGGCTCCCCGGACGTCTTCATGAACATCCTCACGACCAACGGCCTGGTCGGCCGGTACGTCACCGACCACTTCGGCCCGCACGCGGTGCTCCGCAAGGTCGCCATCCGGCTCGGCGCCCCCAACTACCCGGGCGACACGATGGTGTTGACCGGCACCGTCGCCGAGGTGACGGACGGCTCCGACGGCACCGCCACCGCGCTCGTCCGGATCGCCGGGGCCAACGGCCTCGGCCACCACGTCACCGGCACGGTCACCGTGGAGGTGCCCCGATGA
- a CDS encoding SigE family RNA polymerase sigma factor, with protein MTPPPTGPVCAGASTAATRSVERTAPRTSPRTGPRPFAYPSFSSFVRARGPLLLRTARSLTANPSDAEDLLQTALTKTFVAWERIEDHRALDGYVRRALVNTRTSQWRKRKVEEFACDELPEPAGLPEPDPAERQVLHDAMWRAVMKLPERQRQMVVLRYYEDLSEAQTAELLGVSVGTVKSAVSRALGRLREDPELTAGVHA; from the coding sequence ATGACTCCGCCACCCACTGGCCCCGTCTGCGCCGGCGCCTCCACGGCCGCCACCCGGTCCGTCGAGCGCACGGCCCCGCGCACCTCGCCGCGCACGGGCCCGCGCCCGTTCGCGTACCCCTCGTTCTCCTCGTTCGTCAGGGCGCGCGGGCCGCTGCTCCTGCGGACCGCCCGCTCGCTCACCGCGAACCCGAGCGACGCCGAGGACCTGCTCCAGACCGCCCTCACCAAGACCTTCGTGGCCTGGGAGCGGATCGAGGACCACCGGGCCCTCGACGGCTACGTGCGCCGGGCGCTGGTGAACACCCGCACCTCGCAGTGGCGCAAGCGCAAGGTCGAGGAGTTCGCCTGCGACGAGCTGCCCGAGCCCGCCGGGCTGCCCGAGCCGGACCCGGCCGAGCGCCAGGTGCTGCACGACGCCATGTGGCGCGCCGTGATGAAGCTCCCCGAGCGGCAGCGGCAGATGGTCGTCCTGCGGTACTACGAGGACCTCAGCGAGGCGCAGACGGCCGAGCTGCTCGGCGTCTCCGTGGGCACGGTGAAGAGCGCGGTCTCCCGCGCCCTCGGCCGGCTCCGCGAGGACCCGGAACTCACCGCGGGCGTCCACGCCTGA
- a CDS encoding lipid-transfer protein — MSLRHPDGLGGRAAVAGIGATEFSKDSGRSELSLAVEAVRAALDDAGLTPGDVDGLVTFTMDTNPEITVAQAAGIGELSFFSRVHYGGGAACATVQQAALAVAVGVAEVVVCYRAFNERSGRRFGSGVQQREPSAEGAALGWQLPFGLLTPASWVAMAAQRYLYAYGLTPEVFGHVAVTDRRHAANNPAAYFHGKPITLADHAASRWIAEPLRLLDCCQETDGGQAIVVTTPERARDLRHAPAVVLAAAQGAGRRQEAMTSFYRDGLTGLPEMGVVARQLWQTSGLRPSDIDVGILYDHFTPFVLMQLEEFGFCAPGEGGDFVAADALPLNTHGGQLGEAYLHGMNGIAEAVRQVRGSSVNQIPGAARVLVTAGTGVPTSGLVLGADA, encoded by the coding sequence ATGAGCCTGCGCCACCCCGACGGCCTCGGCGGCCGGGCCGCCGTCGCCGGCATCGGCGCGACCGAGTTCTCCAAGGACTCCGGCCGCAGCGAACTCTCCCTCGCCGTCGAGGCGGTGCGGGCCGCCCTCGACGACGCCGGGCTCACCCCCGGGGACGTGGACGGGCTCGTCACCTTCACCATGGACACCAACCCCGAGATCACCGTCGCCCAGGCGGCCGGCATCGGCGAGCTCTCCTTCTTCTCCCGGGTCCACTACGGCGGCGGCGCCGCCTGCGCCACCGTCCAGCAGGCCGCGCTCGCCGTCGCCGTCGGCGTCGCCGAGGTCGTCGTCTGCTACCGGGCCTTCAACGAGCGCTCCGGGCGACGCTTCGGCTCCGGGGTGCAGCAGCGCGAGCCGTCCGCCGAGGGGGCGGCGCTCGGCTGGCAGCTGCCGTTCGGGCTGCTGACCCCCGCCTCCTGGGTCGCGATGGCCGCCCAGCGCTATCTGTACGCCTACGGGCTCACCCCCGAGGTCTTCGGACACGTCGCCGTCACCGACCGCCGCCACGCGGCGAACAACCCCGCCGCCTACTTCCACGGCAAGCCGATCACCCTCGCCGACCACGCGGCCTCCCGCTGGATCGCGGAACCGCTCCGCCTCCTCGACTGCTGCCAGGAGACCGACGGCGGCCAGGCGATCGTCGTCACCACCCCCGAGCGCGCCCGCGACCTGCGGCACGCGCCCGCCGTCGTCCTCGCCGCCGCCCAGGGCGCGGGCCGCCGGCAGGAGGCCATGACCAGCTTCTACCGGGACGGGCTGACCGGTCTGCCCGAGATGGGGGTGGTGGCCCGGCAGCTGTGGCAGACCTCGGGACTGCGGCCGTCCGACATCGACGTGGGCATCCTCTACGACCACTTCACGCCGTTCGTGCTCATGCAGCTGGAGGAGTTCGGTTTCTGCGCGCCGGGCGAGGGCGGCGACTTCGTCGCGGCGGACGCGCTGCCGCTCAACACCCACGGCGGGCAGCTCGGCGAGGCGTACCTCCACGGCATGAACGGCATCGCGGAGGCGGTGCGGCAGGTGCGGGGCAGCTCGGTGAACCAGATACCCGGCGCGGCCCGGGTGCTGGTCACGGCCGGCACGGGCGTACCGACCTCGGGCCTGGTCCTGGGCGCGGACGCGTGA
- a CDS encoding S1C family serine protease codes for MSTENEGTEVPADPTAPSAPATPPAPAAPPAAQPAAPAPQPPVAPAPEAPTQVQPPLPPVPPTPAAAAPAPEPAVAAAGGGGWPPAPPAVPAWGEPVPAAPVDPAPRKRSGGLVAAVLVAALVAGGIGGGIGYWAAQREDDGPASTTVSSGEAPASFKREPGTVAAVAAKALPSVVTIQAKSGDAQGDGGTGTGFVYDQEGHIVTNNHVVASAAEGGTLSATFSDGRTYDAEVVGRAEGYDVAVLKLKEAPKGLKPLPLGDSDKVAVGDSTIAIGAPFGLSNTVTTGIISAKNRPVASGDGGGSNSYMSALQTDASINPGNSGGPLLDASGAVIGINSAIQSTGGGFGQSQAGSIGLGFAIPVNQAKAVAEQLIKTGKPVYPVIGATVNMNEKGEGATIAQQGAGGTASVTPDGPAAKAGLRAGDVITGFGDHPIDSGPSLISEIWTHKPGDSVEITYERDGKEAKTTVVLGERTGDS; via the coding sequence GTGAGCACCGAGAACGAGGGCACCGAGGTTCCGGCGGACCCGACTGCCCCGTCCGCCCCCGCCACGCCTCCCGCCCCCGCCGCGCCGCCCGCCGCGCAGCCGGCCGCGCCGGCTCCGCAGCCGCCGGTGGCGCCCGCACCGGAGGCACCGACCCAGGTCCAGCCGCCGCTGCCGCCCGTCCCCCCGACGCCGGCCGCCGCGGCCCCGGCGCCCGAGCCCGCGGTGGCGGCCGCAGGCGGCGGTGGCTGGCCGCCGGCCCCGCCGGCCGTCCCGGCCTGGGGCGAGCCCGTCCCGGCCGCTCCCGTGGACCCCGCCCCGCGCAAGCGCTCCGGCGGTCTCGTCGCCGCCGTCCTGGTGGCGGCGCTCGTGGCGGGCGGCATCGGCGGGGGCATCGGCTACTGGGCCGCCCAGCGCGAGGACGACGGACCGGCGTCGACGACGGTCTCCTCGGGCGAGGCCCCGGCGTCCTTCAAGAGGGAGCCGGGCACGGTCGCCGCGGTCGCCGCGAAGGCGCTGCCCAGCGTGGTCACCATCCAGGCGAAGTCGGGCGACGCGCAGGGCGACGGCGGCACCGGCACCGGGTTCGTCTACGACCAGGAGGGCCACATCGTCACCAACAACCACGTGGTGGCGTCGGCGGCGGAGGGCGGCACGCTCTCCGCGACCTTCTCGGACGGCAGGACGTACGACGCCGAGGTCGTCGGCCGGGCCGAGGGCTACGACGTGGCGGTGCTCAAGCTGAAGGAGGCACCGAAGGGGCTGAAGCCGCTGCCGCTCGGCGACTCCGACAAGGTGGCGGTCGGCGACTCGACGATCGCGATCGGAGCGCCCTTCGGCCTCTCCAACACGGTGACGACCGGCATCATCAGCGCCAAGAACCGCCCGGTGGCCTCGGGCGACGGCGGCGGCAGCAACTCGTACATGAGCGCCCTGCAGACGGACGCGTCGATCAACCCGGGCAACTCGGGCGGTCCGCTGCTGGACGCGAGCGGCGCGGTGATCGGCATCAACTCGGCGATCCAGTCCACCGGCGGCGGCTTCGGCCAGTCGCAGGCGGGCTCGATCGGCCTCGGCTTCGCGATCCCGGTCAACCAGGCGAAGGCCGTGGCCGAGCAGCTGATCAAGACCGGCAAGCCGGTCTACCCGGTGATCGGCGCGACCGTGAACATGAACGAGAAGGGCGAGGGCGCGACCATCGCCCAGCAGGGCGCGGGCGGCACGGCGTCGGTGACGCCGGACGGCCCCGCGGCCAAGGCGGGGCTGCGGGCCGGTGACGTGATCACGGGCTTCGGGGACCACCCGATCGACAGCGGCCCGTCCCTCATCAGCGAGATCTGGACCCACAAGCCGGGCGACTCGGTGGAGATCACCTACGAGCGCGACGGCAAGGAGGCGAAGACCACGGTCGTCCTCGGCGAGCGCACCGGCGACAGCTGA
- a CDS encoding acyl-CoA dehydrogenase family protein, protein MDFTPTEEQEAARELAARILGDLSTHERLAATGGGTDAELWKALCAAGLPAAVEEIGLLGLVLLLEEQGRVTAQVPLAATGVYGILAVARHGTDEQRARLLPGLRDGTAVATGAFPATGAVTARDGRLTGTVTWVPWLRDAAHVLVPDADRALWLVRAEDAVVEAVELTAPWSAGRLVLDGTPAERLGDAAGESAYRDGSGVGAYEDVLAAARTAFAGLQAGVCAGSLARAVAYTSVRQQFGRPLATRQAVQLRAADAHMDTEAIRVTAYEAAWRSDAGLDCAGAALTAAWWASEAGKRVVHSGQHLHGGMGADLDHPVHRHFLWGRQLDAYLGAGTELLAELGDLLAKGETA, encoded by the coding sequence ATGGACTTCACGCCCACCGAGGAGCAGGAGGCCGCGCGGGAGCTGGCCGCCCGGATCCTCGGCGACCTCTCCACGCACGAGCGGCTCGCCGCCACGGGCGGCGGCACCGACGCCGAGCTGTGGAAGGCGCTGTGCGCCGCCGGACTGCCCGCCGCCGTCGAGGAGATCGGCCTGCTCGGCCTCGTCCTCCTCCTGGAGGAGCAAGGCCGGGTGACGGCCCAGGTGCCGCTCGCCGCGACCGGGGTGTACGGGATCCTCGCCGTCGCCCGGCACGGCACCGACGAGCAGCGCGCCCGCCTCCTGCCGGGGCTGCGCGACGGGACGGCCGTCGCCACCGGGGCCTTCCCGGCGACCGGCGCGGTCACGGCGCGGGACGGGCGGCTCACCGGGACGGTCACCTGGGTGCCCTGGCTGCGGGACGCCGCCCACGTCCTCGTACCGGACGCGGACCGGGCCCTGTGGCTGGTGCGGGCCGAGGACGCCGTCGTCGAGGCCGTCGAGCTGACCGCGCCCTGGTCGGCGGGGCGGCTGGTGCTCGACGGGACGCCGGCCGAGCGGCTCGGGGACGCGGCCGGGGAGAGCGCGTACCGGGACGGGAGCGGGGTGGGTGCGTACGAGGACGTGCTCGCCGCCGCCCGGACCGCCTTCGCGGGGCTCCAGGCGGGCGTCTGCGCCGGGTCGCTGGCCCGGGCCGTCGCGTACACCTCCGTACGCCAGCAGTTCGGGCGGCCGCTGGCCACCCGGCAGGCGGTGCAACTGCGGGCCGCCGACGCCCACATGGACACCGAGGCCATCCGGGTCACCGCCTACGAGGCGGCCTGGCGGTCCGACGCGGGACTCGACTGCGCCGGGGCGGCCCTGACGGCCGCCTGGTGGGCGTCCGAGGCGGGGAAGCGGGTCGTGCACAGCGGCCAGCACCTGCACGGCGGCATGGGTGCCGACCTCGACCACCCCGTCCACCGGCACTTCCTGTGGGGGCGGCAGCTCGACGCCTATCTGGGCGCCGGCACCGAACTCCTCGCCGAACTCGGCGACCTGCTCGCGAAGGGGGAGACGGCATGA
- a CDS encoding long-chain fatty acid--CoA ligase, whose protein sequence is MYSTMQDVQLTISRILEHGRRVHGGSTVTTWTGEPEPQRRTYAEIGDRAAQLAHALRDELGVQPGEPTATLMWNNAEHVEAYFALPSMGAVLHTLNLRLPPEQLIFIVNHAADRVVLVNGSLLPLLAPLLPHLPTVEHVVVAGPGDRSLLEGAAPRVHEYEELIAGRPTTYDWPELDERAAAAMCYTSGTTGDPKGVVYSHRSIYLHSMQVNMAESMGLTDSDTTLVVVPQFHVNAWGLPHATFMTGINMLMPDRFLQPAPLAEMIESEKPSHAAAVPTIWQGLLAEVTARPRDLSSMRQVTIGGAACPPSLMEAYDRLGVRLCHAWGMTETSPLGTMAHPPAGLTAEEEWPYRVTQGRFPAGVEARLVGPSGEHLPWDGESAGELEVRGTWIAGAYFGGIGAEPIRPEDKFSEDGWLKTGDVGVISPDGFLTLTDRAKDVIKSGGEWISSVELENAIMAHPAVAEAAVVAVPDEKWGERPLATVVLKEGETADYTTLRDFLATEGGIAKWQLPERWAIVPAVPKTSVGKFDKKVIRKQYAEGELDVTRL, encoded by the coding sequence GTGTACAGCACCATGCAGGACGTACAGCTCACCATCAGCCGCATCCTCGAGCACGGCCGGCGGGTCCACGGCGGGTCCACCGTCACGACCTGGACGGGTGAGCCGGAGCCGCAGCGCCGCACCTACGCCGAGATCGGCGACCGCGCCGCCCAGCTCGCCCACGCGCTCCGCGACGAGCTCGGAGTCCAGCCGGGCGAGCCGACGGCGACGCTGATGTGGAACAACGCCGAGCACGTCGAGGCGTACTTCGCGCTGCCCTCCATGGGCGCCGTCCTGCACACCCTCAACCTGCGGCTTCCCCCCGAGCAGCTGATCTTCATCGTCAACCACGCCGCCGACCGGGTCGTCCTCGTCAACGGCTCGCTGCTCCCCCTGCTCGCGCCGCTCCTGCCGCACCTGCCGACCGTCGAGCACGTCGTCGTCGCCGGCCCCGGCGACCGCTCGCTCCTGGAGGGCGCCGCCCCGCGCGTCCACGAGTACGAGGAGCTGATCGCCGGCCGCCCGACCACGTACGACTGGCCCGAGCTGGACGAGCGCGCGGCCGCCGCCATGTGCTACACCTCCGGCACCACCGGCGACCCGAAGGGCGTCGTCTACTCCCACCGCTCCATCTACCTGCACTCCATGCAGGTGAACATGGCCGAGTCGATGGGCCTCACCGACAGCGACACGACCCTGGTCGTCGTCCCGCAGTTCCACGTCAACGCCTGGGGCCTGCCGCACGCCACCTTCATGACCGGCATCAACATGCTCATGCCGGACCGCTTCCTCCAGCCGGCCCCGCTCGCCGAGATGATCGAGAGCGAGAAGCCGAGCCACGCCGCCGCCGTCCCCACCATCTGGCAGGGCCTGCTCGCCGAGGTGACCGCCCGCCCGCGCGACCTCTCCTCCATGCGGCAGGTCACCATCGGCGGCGCCGCCTGCCCGCCCTCCCTCATGGAGGCGTACGACCGGCTCGGCGTCCGCCTGTGCCACGCCTGGGGCATGACGGAGACCTCCCCGCTCGGCACGATGGCGCACCCGCCGGCCGGGCTGACGGCCGAGGAGGAGTGGCCGTACCGCGTCACGCAGGGCCGCTTCCCGGCCGGCGTCGAGGCCCGGCTCGTCGGGCCCTCCGGTGAGCACCTGCCGTGGGACGGCGAGTCCGCCGGCGAGCTGGAGGTGCGCGGCACCTGGATCGCGGGCGCGTACTTCGGCGGCATCGGTGCCGAACCGATCCGGCCCGAGGACAAGTTCAGCGAGGACGGCTGGCTGAAGACCGGCGACGTCGGCGTGATCAGCCCCGACGGCTTCCTCACCCTCACCGACCGGGCCAAGGACGTCATCAAGTCCGGCGGCGAGTGGATCTCCAGCGTCGAGCTGGAGAACGCGATCATGGCCCACCCGGCCGTCGCCGAGGCCGCCGTCGTCGCCGTCCCGGACGAGAAGTGGGGCGAGCGCCCGCTCGCCACCGTCGTCCTCAAGGAGGGCGAGACCGCCGACTACACGACCCTGCGGGACTTCCTCGCCACCGAGGGCGGCATCGCCAAGTGGCAGCTGCCGGAGCGCTGGGCGATCGTGCCGGCGGTCCCGAAGACCAGCGTCGGCAAGTTCGACAAGAAGGTCATCCGCAAGCAGTACGCGGAGGGCGAGCTGGACGTCACCCGGCTCTGA
- a CDS encoding O-acetyl-ADP-ribose deacetylase: MVRIVLVRGDITAEAADAVVNAANSSLLGGGGVDGAIHRKGGPEILAACQDLRRSHYGKGLPTGRAVATTAGRLPARHVIHTVGPVWSADENRSDLLASCYRESLAVADGLGDRTVAFPAISTGVYGWPIDDGARIAVAAVRAAEAAGTEVEEVRFVLFDATAYAAFEAAVAADDA, translated from the coding sequence GTGGTCAGGATCGTGCTCGTCCGGGGTGACATCACCGCCGAGGCGGCGGACGCGGTGGTCAACGCGGCGAACTCCTCGCTGCTCGGCGGCGGTGGGGTCGACGGGGCCATCCACCGGAAGGGCGGCCCGGAGATCCTCGCCGCCTGCCAGGACCTCCGCCGCTCGCACTACGGCAAGGGCCTGCCGACCGGGCGGGCGGTCGCGACCACGGCCGGGCGGCTGCCGGCGCGGCACGTGATCCACACGGTGGGCCCGGTCTGGTCGGCCGACGAGAACCGCTCCGACCTGCTGGCCTCCTGCTACCGGGAGTCCCTCGCGGTGGCCGACGGGCTGGGGGACCGTACGGTCGCCTTTCCCGCCATCTCCACGGGCGTCTACGGGTGGCCGATCGACGACGGCGCGCGGATCGCGGTCGCGGCGGTCCGGGCGGCCGAGGCGGCGGGGACGGAGGTCGAGGAGGTGCGGTTCGTGCTCTTCGACGCGACCGCGTACGCCGCATTCGAGGCGGCGGTCGCCGCCGACGACGCATAG